The genomic region GTGGACGACCTCGACCTGTCCGGCGTAGTCCTCTGTCGTGTAGCTCTCGACCGCCTCGCGCGCCTTTGTGTCGGCGCGCAGGAACAGGTTGGCCTTGTCGCGCTTGTCGGGGTCCTCGCGCATGACGTGGTTCGCGCGCTTGAGGACGTGGTAGCAGAACGAGCAGAGCGTCACCACCTTGTCGCCGATCCGCGAGGCGTACGAGAGGTTCCTCACGGCGGCGAGGATGTCCATGACGCTGTCGGTCACGAGGGGAAAAACGGCCCCGCAGCAGGTCCAGATGGGAAGCTCCTCGAGCTCGATCCCCAGGGCCTTCGCGCACTCGCGCGCCGAGCCATCGAAGTCCTTCGCGCGCTCGTGAAGGGTGCACCCCGGGTAGTACGGGATCTTCATCGTCTCCTCCGACGCGCTAGCCGTTGAGCTTGCGGAGCGCCCCGACGACGCCCATCTGCGGCGCGTCCGACACCATGACGCGCGCCAGTTCGTCCGCGTCCACCTTCGGGTCCGACACGCGCTTCCTGAGCACGATCGCGCGGAGCGCGTCGCAGATGCTTGAGAACTCGACGCCCTTCGGACAGCGGGACGCGCACTGGAAGCACGAGGCGCAGATCCAAATGGTGTTCGAGTCGAGCACGATGTCGGGATGACCGAGCTGCAGATAGCGGATGGCCTCGCTCGGCGCGATGTCCATCTGCTCGACGACGGGACAGCCCGCGGAGCACTTGCCGCACTGGTAGCAGGCGCCGAGGTCCTGCCCCGAGAGCGTCTCGATCCTCCCGATGATCTCGTCCCTGATCTGCTCGCCGCTCAGCCTGAGCCGCATGTGGGTCCCTCCGAGAATGAACGGGGTAGGTGGCTCCCACCTACCCCCGGGGACATCGCGCATCGCCGCGCCGCGGGGTCGAGCCGCGGTGAACACGTCCTCAGGAGAGTACTGCGACCGGCGGCGGCCGTCAACGCGAATCCCGGCGGAAGATCGGCGATGACGGCGAGTCAGCGCGGTCGTTGAGCAGTGCCTGCGCGCGTGGTAGTCTCGCGCAGCGGCACATCCCAAACGAACATACGAGAAGGAGAGAGGATCATGGCCGAGGCGCCCCCAACGCCGCGTGCCCCGCTTCCCAGGAACGTCTGGGTGGCCACGGCGGCGAGCTTCCTGACGGACGCGTCGTCGGAGATGCTCCACAACAGCATCCCGCTGTTCCTGGTCAACGTCCTCGGCGCGGGGACGGCGATGGTGGGGCTCATCGAGGGCGTCGCGGAGTCCACCGCGAGCCTGCTCAAGCTCGCGTCGGGCTATCTCTCCGACCGCTTCAGGAACCGCAAGTGGCTCGCCGTCCTCGGCTACGGCGTGTCTACGGCCGCGAAGCCGTTCCTGTA from Candidatus Effluviviaceae Genus I sp. harbors:
- a CDS encoding 4Fe-4S dicluster domain-containing protein is translated as MRLRLSGEQIRDEIIGRIETLSGQDLGACYQCGKCSAGCPVVEQMDIAPSEAIRYLQLGHPDIVLDSNTIWICASCFQCASRCPKGVEFSSICDALRAIVLRKRVSDPKVDADELARVMVSDAPQMGVVGALRKLNG